In the Leptolyngbya sp. CCY15150 genome, CTCTCAGTGATCTCAAGCTTGAATGGACGACTCATTTCTATCCTCCAGGATTGACCCTCCCTCTATTCTATGTCCCTTTAAATTAAATTGGTATAACTCTTTCAAGTGCTTTCGAAACTAAATCATTGAAATTTTCTTCATCTGAGAGCCACTGGCAAACCTCTTCAGAGACTCTAGTTAATTCTTCAAGTTCATTAATTGAGTCTTGAATTTCCTGAATTGCTTGAATAAAATGGTTCTCAAATTCTTTAGGAAAGTTTATGTCGTCAAAGATTTTCCTGGTTTTATCTAGGGTGCTCTGTAAATGATAAGCAGTCTGGAGGTTTCTTGATTCCATTGCTTTTTCAAGCTCTATTTCTCGATGATTGAAGTCTTTTTCAAGTTTCCATTTTTCTTCCTTAAAGGTGTTTTCGAGATTTGACTTCTCTACTCTAAGTTCATCCTCTATTTCCCTATTTACTGAAAAACCGGACATAGACATTAATGCCACCAAACCTCCGCCTAAAAGATATTCGGTCAGCATTTTGTCAGATTCTGGCGAATCGTCTTTTAGCTTTCCCGCGTTGTGACCAACGAAAAAAAGTGAGCACCCTAGAAAAAACATCGCAATAACTGAAGTTCTGAATTTAAAAAGTTTAGATATGTCCATGGTATTCTCCTAAATCCTGGTATTTCCACAACCTACACAGCGAGTGAATCTATTTCATATAGTTTGCGATCGCTCTCAGAATCAATTCATCCGTGAGCCGGGCTCTTTGAATGCGACGGATTAGTGTAGAGGAAGTGTTCTTGTTAACATCAATCGCTTCAGCCAATTTCCTGACGCTGATATGTGGATTTTCGTCAAGAATGAGAGCAATTGCCTTGAACCACTTAGCCAGTGGAATATGGGTTCCGTGAAATAGTGTGCCAACTGTAACACTATAGGCATTGAAACAAGTGTTACAGTGATACCTTCTTTCCTTTGTTATAGGCGTACTGTTAATCGATTGGCAATAGGGGCATTGAGGGGTTTGACCCCACAAAATAGTCTCTAGGTAACTACGGCATTCTTCTTCACTGCGTTCCAATGCCGTGGCTTACCCTTACAGATGCCAAGCGTCTTGAGCACAACCATTGATTTAGCTGATGTTTGCCGTCTGATCAGTACAGTCCTTCACATAGAGACAGGAGAAAACTTTCAGCAAACTATAGTTAGAATCTTTAACCTCATTACTTAAAAACAGTACAAGAAAAAGGATATCTCTTTGCAATACAGCGGCTAAAAACCGTGCATCCACTAAGTAGTTTTTTCATAGCACGTGGTGTGAACAACTGCGCCACATTCCTTAGTTCTTTTGTACTCTTCCTTCCCTAGGATTTTTCAAGCCCAAGGTGTTACTAGAAATTCTGCGCAAGAACATCATGACTTTCTAAGCAAGCTCACCTCTGAAATCTAACCAGGTACTCTACTCTAGGAGAGCGATCGCCCCCTCTTGCCTGTTAGCCTTCAAGTATTGCCCTCAAAGCACAGTAGTCGCCAAGGTCTACCACTCTTCTTGGCAATGTCAGTCATTCTTGATACAAAATTTGATACTCTAGTTCAAATATAGATTTGGGGGCGACTCGCGTGACTATACAACTTGGTAGAGGCAAAACTGCTAGACGGGCTTATGGTATTGATGAAATTGCCCTCGTGCCAGGGACAAGAACCCTAGATCCGTCCCTAGCTGACACAAGCTGGAGCATGGGCGGCATTGAGCGTGAGATTCCCATCATTGCCAGTGCTATGGACGGCGTGATTGATGTGGGTATGGCGGTCAAGCTTTCTCAACTGGGAGCCTTGGGCGTGCTCAACCTAGAAGGCATCCAAACTCGCTACGACGATCCCAACCCCATCCTCGATCGCATCACCTCGGTGGGCAAGGATGAGTTTGTGCCCCTTATGCAAGAACTCTATGCGGAACCCGTCAAGCCAGAGTTGATCAAACGGCGCATTCAAGAAATTAAGGCTCAGGGAGGAATTGCTGCGGTTAGTATTACCCCAGTAGGTGCCACCCGATTTGGGGCTGCTATTGCCGAAGCTGGTGCAGATCTTGTGTTTGTTCAAGCAACCGTGGTGTCTACGGCTCACCTATCGCCGGAAACCGTAACGCCGCTGGATCTAGCTGACTTCTGCCGCGAGATGCCCATGCCTGTGGTGCTGGGCAACTGCGTGACCTATGACGTGACGCTGAACCTGATGAAGGCAGGTGCGGCGGGTGTCTTGGTGGGCATTGGCCCTGGTGCTGCCTGCACCTCTCGCGGTGTGTTGGGTGTGGGGGTTCCCCAAGCAACGGCCGTGGCCGACTGCGCCGCCGCTCGGGATGATTATTTCCAGGAAACAGGGCGCTATGTGCCGGTGATCGCTGATGGTGGTCTGGTGACCGGCGGCGATATTTGTAAATGTATTGCCTGCGGTGCTGATGCTGTGATGATCGGCTCTCCCTTTGCTCGGGCTCAAGAAGCGCCGGGCCGGGGTTTCCACTGGGGCATGGCCACCCCTAGCCCCGTTCTACCGCGCGGTACTCGCATTCGCGTGGGCACAACGGGCACGCTGGAACAAATCCTCCGGGGCCCAGCTCAACTCGACGATGGTACCCACAACTTCCTAGGGGCTCTGCAAACCAGCATGGGCACCCTCGGCGCAAAGGATATCCGCGAGATGCAGCAGGTGGAAGTAATCGTGGCACCCTCGCTGCTGACGGAAGGTAAGGTATACCAAAAAGCCCAGCAGCTTGGTATGGGTAAGTAGTGCGCAAGTTTAGAGGATGCCTGAGTCACGGCTGGACTTAGTTATCCTCTAAACAGCAAGACTGGCAGCGATCGCCCTCTCATCGTCAACCTAGAGTGGCAGAAGGCGATCGCTCAACACAACTCTAGCTACCATGAAGTAAATAAACACACCGAGCACATCTACAAGGGTGGTGATGAACGGAGCCGACATCAGCGCCGGATCTCGCTTGAGGAAATTGAACAGAAAGGGTAGGGCTGATCCAGCAAAGGAAGCCAGCATAGATATGGCAATGAGGCTAACCCCCACGACAATCGCCACACCCAAGTCACCCTGCAAGATATAGGCCCAGATGATGGTAATCACCGCCAGCATCCCACCGAGCATCGAGCCGGCTGCTAGTTCTCGTGAAATCACCCGTAGCCCCGATCGCAACGAAATCTCTTCCGTACTCAAACCACGAATCACCACTGTAGATGACTGGGCTCCAATATTTCCACCTGCACCAATGAGCAGCGGGATAAAGAAAGACAGAGCCACCACTGATTTCAAAACATCCTCTTGGGTATGCATGATGGTGCCCGTGAAGGTATTGGCCACCAGCAAAATCAGTAGCCAAACGACTCGCTGCCGGGCAATGGTAAACAAGTTCGTTTGGAAATAGCTTTCCTTACCTGTTTGCAGACCACCCAGGGTGTAAATATCTTCCGTGGTTTCTTCTTCAAGGACATCTAACACATCATCGACGGTGATGATGCCCACAAGGCGCTGCTCTCGATCGACCACGGGTAGTGCCGTCAGGTCGTATCGCTGAATAACCCGCGCCACCTCTTCTTGGTCGGTATCTGTGCTTACTGAGATCATCTCAGGCTTCATAATATCGCCAATCACTTGGTCGGGCTGAGCCAAAACCAACTCCCGCAGCGAGAGCACCCCTTTGAGGTGACGGCTGACGTCAATTACATAAAGGTAGTAGATGGTCTCGCTGATCGAGGCAAAGTTGCGCACCTGTTGAATCGTCTCGGCGGCAGTGGTAGCTTCTCGGATAGCCACATAGCGGGGGGTCATCATCCGACCGGCTGTCTCGGGAGGGTAGCCCAGCAGCAGCGAGGTAATCTGGCGTTCTTCAGCGCTGAGCTGTTCGATCAAGATGCGCACCAGTTTGGCCGGTAGTTCATCCATCAGCCGCACGCGATCGTCGGGCGACATGCGGCCAAAAATATCTACCACCTCTTGGCGCTTGAAGGTTTCTAGCAGCGCCTGCTGAGTATTGGGTTCCAGATACTCATAGACTTCTAACGCTTCATCTTTGGAGAGCAGCCGAAAAGCGATCGCCCGCATGGTTTCAGGCAGCCCATCAATGGCCTCCGCCACATCCACAGGTTCCACCGGCTTGAGCAGAAGTTTCACGCCCTCTACGTTGTTTTGCTCTAGCAGGTTGTAGAGTTGTTTTTGAACCAACTGTTGAAATTCTGCCCGGGTCATGTCTTCTCTAGCTTGGTTCGTCATGAATACTGCCTCTAAACGTCACGGAGTTTAGGCGAAAACTATCCGGGTTGATAGACTACCTAGACGATGGTACACCGCTGATCCCATGCTAGGAAGAGACTTGACAAAGCTGCTCTGTCTCAGGTGTTGAATCAGCATCACGTCGGTATAGAGCGATCGCCCTTCAACATCTGTTCTAGACTAGAAACCACGATGACATGCTAGCCTATGCAGATTCTCTCCGTTACTCTGACGAATTTCAAAACTCACCAAGATCGCCATTTTGTGTTCCAGCCAGGGGTCAATACCATCTGTGGAGAAAATGGAGCGGGCAAAACTAGCATCGTGGAGGCGATCGCTTGGGTACTTTTCAATTACCGTGGGTCGTATAAAAACGAAGACCTCATCCGCAACGGTCAAAGCAGTGCCCAAGTGGCGGTGGAGTTTGTATCCAGCCACGATGAGCGCACCTATCAAGTTCAGCGCTGCACCACCAAGGGCTATCGCCTGTATGATCCACAGCTTGATCACGTTCTCAACTATCGCCACATTGAAGACGAAGTCACCCCTTGGCTACGGCAGCAGCTAGGCATCGCCCCTGGCATTGATCTAGGCCAGCTTTTTGCCAATACCATCGGCGTGCCCCAAGGCACCGTCACTGCTGACTTTTTGCAGCCGCCCACCCAGCGCAAGCAGATTTTTGACGCCATCCTCAAAGTCGAAGAATTTCGCTTGGTCTACAAAGAAACCGGCGCATTGGAAAAGTATGCCAAGGCTGAACTCGATCAGGTGAAGCAGGCGATCGCTCAATACAACGAAAGTCTAGAGCCTTTGCCAGAACTGCAGTCCCGGCAAGCAGCCTTAGTTGAAGCGATCGCCCAAGATGAAACTCACCTGGCAGCCCTAGAGCAAGAGTTGGCGCAGCTTGAACAACGCCAAGCGGCCATCCAGCAGCAGCAGCAGCAGTTGCAAACCCTCACGGCCCAGAAGCAAGCGATCGCCGCCCAAGTTGAGGCGAAACAAAGCGCCCTGAAGATTTTAGAGCAAGCACTCCAGACAGCTCAGCAGGCAGCCAACCTCTGTGCAGACAATCGGGAGAGCTACGACCTTGTCCTGCAGGCAGAACAGAGGCTTGCCGATCTGGAACAACAGCGCAAACAGCGCCACCAACTGCAAAGCCAGCGGCAAGATCTCCAGCGCCAGCTCACCCTAGGGCAAAATCAACTGACCCGCTATGCCCTGCAGCTTGAGCAGGTTGAAAAAGCTGAGCAAGACTGCGATCGCCTGCAGCCGTTCCTCGAAACCCAGCGCCAGCTAGAAGAACAGCAGCAGCACATCGATCAACAGATCCAGGCCCTCAGCGCCCAAACCGTTGAGTTTCAAAGTCTAGAACAGCACCTGAACCGTTTGCGGGGCCAGTGGAAGCAGGTATCCCAGGAGATCGATCGCATCCAGCCCTTTGAAGCAGCGATCGCAGAGATCCCCAACCAAGAACACCAGCGCGATCGCCTCCAGCAACAGTTGAGCCGGGTAGAAGCCGCTAAACAATTTGAAGCCGAGCTGCGGCACCTGGTCACCCATACCCAAACCCAACGGCAGCCCCACCTCGATCGCATTCAGGCAGGAGTCGCCTTACTGCGCCAGCTTCCGCCCGATGCCACCCTGCAAGCGGCGATCGCTAGCATCGAAGCCGATAGGGACTTGACCGCCGATCTGATCACCGCCCTGCAGGGCATTCTCTCGGAGTTGGGAGAGCAGGTGTCGGCGATCGCCCTGGGGCAGCAGTTGACCCAGGTCACCCAAGCCTTGGATCAGGCCTATCGTCAGCGGGCTGAGGTGGCCACCTTGGAGGAGAAGCGCCATCGCTTGGTGGATTTGAAAACCGAGGGTGAACAAACGCGATCGCACCTAGAGCAGTTGACCCAGCAGCTTGCCCAGCTCACACCCTTGCAGACCGAGCGATCGCACCTGGCCCAGCAGCTTACTGCCCTAGACAATCCCCGCGCCCGCCATCAGGTGCTCACCCAAGAGCTCCAGCGCCGGCCGGCCCTGCTTCAGGATCAGCAGGCCGCCCAAGAGCAAGTAGCCAAGGTAGAAGATGCGATCGCCGCTTTAGATCTACAGCTGATCCCCTTTGCCCAGCTCGATAGGGATCTTGAACACCAGCAGCAGCAGCGCCAGCAGCACCAGGCCGGGTATTTAGCCTATCTGCGCTACCGCAACGATGCGGATCAGGTGCCCAAACGTCAGGCTGACCTAGAGCAAGCGATCGCCGATCTGCAGCAGAGTCAAGACGCAGCCCAGGCGATCGAGCAACAGTACCAAACCCTGATGCAGGACTATGATGCCGAAGCCGCCGAGCATCTGCGCAGCCGCTACGAAGCCACCCGTCGTCAGGTCGATCGCCTCTCGGGAAGTTTGCCCCAGCAGCGTCAGCGCCAGGCGGAATTAGCTGAGCAGGTGCAAACCCTGATGGAGTTGGCCCATAAGCGCGATCAGGCTGAGGTTGATCTCAAAACCAAGGAACGAATCAAGCGCCTGATTAGCTTTGCCCGCAAGGTCTACAAAGAAGCTGGGCCGAGGATTACAGAGCGCTACGTACAAACGGTTTCTCAAGAAGCCGATCGCCTGTTTCGAGAACTGCTGAATCGTCCTAATGTGGCCCTGGAATGGACGCGGGACTATGACATTGTGGTGCAAGAAGGAGCCCACAACCGACGGTTTATGAACCTCTCCGGCGGCGAGCAAATGTGTGCGGCCTTGTCCGTGCGCCTGGCTCTGCTGCGAGTGTTTGCAGAAATTGACATTGCTTTCTTTGATGAACCGACCACCAATATGGATCGTCCCCGCCGTCGCCATTTGGCGGAAGCGATCGCCAACCTAAAATCGTTCCAACAACTGTTTGTGATTAGTCACGATGACACCTTCGAGCAGGTCACCGAACATGTGATCTTCGTAGAACGCCTCGCCTAGGTGCCGTCCCTGTCCCGTTACCCCACCGACCCCCATGCCGCTCCAGCTTTCCCAAAGTGCGCTGACTGTCCTCAGTCTCTGCCAACGAAAATTTCAGCATATCTATTGGGATCAGCTCAGTGGCCTGATGCCCATGGAACAGCGATCGCACCTAGAGTGGGGCAGCCGCTTCCACCACCTCATGCAGCAACGGGATCTAGGGCTACCGCTCCATGCCAATCCCGCCGATGATCTCTCCTTCTACCGCTGCATGGAGGCCCTGGTGAAGACCGTCCCCCAGATCTTTGACCCCAACGCTTGGCGCGATCGCCTCAGCGAACATCGGCGCACCCTGCGTCTAGGCGATGCCGTCTTCACCGCCGTCTATGACCTGCTGCTGCTGGGGGACGACCAAGCCCAGATTATTGACTGGAAAACCTACCCCCGTCCCCAACAGTCCCACTGGCTCTCCCAACATTGGCAAACCCGCCTCTATCCCTTTGTCCTCGCTGAAACCAGCGCCTACCGTCCCGACCAAATCAGCATGACCTACTGGTTTGTGCAGCCCTATTTGACGGAACCAATCCCCCAATCCATCGCCTTCCCCTACAGCGCAGCCCAACACGAGCAGACCCGCCAAAGCTTAACCACGCTGGTGGAACACCTAACGGCTAGCCTAGCGGCCTACCAAGAGGGACAACCCCTGCCCCAGCTACCCGAAGGATCCTCTGCCTGTGAAGACTGCCCCTTTGCCCTTCGCTGCCAGCGCGGTGCCTACGCCATCGATACGCCAGCACTGCCCCCTCTCACCGATATTGCTGAAGTCGTTCTTTGAACATCTTCCTAGACAGGTCGTTGAGACTTCCTACCCCGCGTTTTACAATGGAGGAGAACTGATTAAAATTTGTAACTAAATTCGCTCGATCAAGCGACGGCGGTTGCTGAGGAGAACAACACTATGAATCCAGCCGATATTAACTGTGTAGAAGCCTGCGTAAACGGGTGCGTCTTAGGGGATCAGTGCCCCAATCTAGAGTATCGGGCCCAGGCCTCCCAATTTATTGCCAGTACATCCCTTGATGACATGCTGGCGATCGCTGAAGAAGCGGTGCGCAAAAAAACCTTAGAAAGAGTGTCAGAAGCCCCCCAATGGGTCTTTCCAGAGGATGGCGTCTAGGGGCTCCTGTCTGGAACTGAGCTTGGCACGGGCTTGGTAGGGTCTGGAGAGATTGCCCTAACCATCGGGAAACTGCCAGCAATTCAGCCACTCGATGTGACGACTGCCGCAGGTGCAGGCCTCTGGCCCCGACGCCACCCATTCTCGGTCACACTGGCGGCAGTGACAGAGCACATTGTTTCGACTGGCCTCCGCAAGACGCGATCGCCATGCCCGACGATCGTCTTCACTTAGATAGAAGGTATCCTCGGCCATGGTTCTCTACACCAACATGCGATCGAGGGCATCAATATCGGGAATGCAGAGCACATCGCGATCGCGCTTGATTAACTCTTTTCGTTCTAGCTTATTGAGCACGCGGGTCACCGTTTCGCGGGCCAGGCCGCTCAGGCTACTCAGCTCACGATGGGGCAGGTTGGGAATTTCTGTTCCCTGCTCGCTGACCGTCCCTTGTCCATCGGCTAAAAATAGTAAGATATCGGCTACCCGCGCGACGCTATCCGCCTCCCGCAGCCGCAGCCGCCGGTTCACCTGACGTAGGCGGCGAGCCATCAGCTTCGCCAAATGAATGCCAGCTTGGGGTTCGGAGCTAATCAGCTTCACAAAATCTTGGGCAGGCATATTGCCAATCACCGTTTCCGCCAAGGTCAAGACATCCGTGGAGCGCGGCACTTCATCAAGGGGAGCCATTTCCCCAAACAGCTCTCCCTTGCCCAGAATATTCAGCGTAATCTCCCGCCCGTCCAAATTGTAGGTGCGGATCTTGACCCACCCATCCAAAATGAAATAGACCGAACTACCCCAGTCATTTTCTAGCAAAATCACCTGTCCGGCAGGATGAGCCCGCACCACGACTTGGTTCGTCGCTTGATTAACAGACTCTTCTGGCAGCCCCTGAAAGAAGGGAGCCTGACGAATAATGGAATTATCTAAATCACGAGAACGAAACCGATCACGCATGGAATCATAAAGTAATGAACTATAAGAGCAAATGAACGAGTGTCTTCTATACAAGTGGGGTCGTCCCGTTAGACACTACTTATACCGATACCCTGTTCATGGTTCAACCTACTGAAGGATCGCTTAAGCAATGTTGCGTCAATAACGTTCACAGTGATAGGCGTTAGCGATGTTCACACTGAGGGTGGCTTAATGGCAGCGCAAGGATGCCCTAACGTCATCCAGTCTATCCGTTCTAGATACGAAAGACACGCTACCTAAGACATCGTCTTTCCTGCTACCAGGATCCCATGGCTTCCTATCCAAGGTTACATCGGGTTTACCCCAAGATCGATGGAGCAGATTTGTATCCCTAGTATCCTAGCGTTGTCAGGGACGTTGTGGTTCAGGTCGTTAAGATTGTCTTGAAAATTCCATAGGATGGGCAACTCGTCTCCAGCCGTTTACTCATTTAGGCTAGGTGTAAATAGAATATCATTCACGACAAACGGAGCGTCAGACATCAGTGCGACTTGGTGCATATTGGGCCCGATCGCATCGAGGGTTAGGCAGGGCAAGGGGAGGGTTAAGTCGCGATGCTGGTGCAGCGATCGCTTGCCGTGAACCGCGTGGCGGGCAATCACCTTACCTTGATCATCAAGGGCTACTAGGCTAATTTGGCGCAGGCCAATCACCGAGGCGCTGATGTGCAGCACGCTAGGAGCAAATCGCAGGATGAGTGAGGTGTGCCCTGCGGTGGGCATGAGCACCAAGGGGTGAGCGTAGTGGGAAAAGGCGGGGTTGGTGGGAGACAGGGCGATCGCCTGTTCAAACTGAATGCCATGGTCTCGATACTGATCGTGAACACGCTCAAAGGGGCTCAGCGTATTGAACGATAGGTGTACCGTTGCTTTTGCGGTTTTTGTCGTTTTGGTTGTAGACATGGCCGGATGCACGAGTGAAGATTTTCGAGGATTCATGACGTTCTGTGACAATGATGTCGAGATAGATGGTAGGGAGATGTGGGTGGCGATCGCGTAGGTTCTCCTCTCTAGGGATATCTACGGATTGATACTCAGGTCTACACCTTAGGATTTCGTAGTTTCCGGCATAGCCCCTTGGACCTGTGGCACTTTGTCAGGTGGTTGTCCGGATGGAGCTATGCGGCAGGGTGAAGTCTTGGGTGGCGATCGCCGCCATGGTTCTCCAGACAGTGACCCTTAAGGATCCTGGGCGTTGTCAGCCATAAAATCCAGCCCTGGCCACCGCGTGACGTCATGTGCCAGTCTGCCGAGTTGTCTAGGGCAAGGGCGATCGCTTTTAAAGGGTTCGCGGTATGGTTGAGGTCAGATTTTAGTGCAAGCAATTTCACCATGACCGGATACCTGACCACCCATGTTCTTGATACGGCCCACGGATGCCCAGCAGTGGGGGTAGCGATCGCCCTTTGGAGCATTTCAGACGAAGGAGACCATCTATTACTCGCCCAGGTCACCACCAATGAGGACGGCCGCACCGATGCACCGTTATTGACCGACAGCGGTTTTAAGGTGGGTACCTATGAGCTAGTCTTTTCCGTGGGCAGCTATTTTGCGCAGTTCAACCAAGCAGCTCCCAATCCACCGTTCTTGGATGAGATTCCCCTGCGCTTCAGTGTGGCGAATTCCGCTGCCCACTATCATGTGCCATTGCTGGTCTCCCCCTGGTCCTATAGCACCTATCGCGGTAGCTAGTACTCTGAGACGGAAGTAACCCGCCTAGTTGCTAAGGCAGAAACCCTTGTGTGTCCTGGAATTCCTTTTCGTTTTTCTGTCTTCGTTTTTCTGTCTTGCGGTACTAGCTGGGCATATGTAGCGATGCCCATTTAAAACACGAGAGGCGCAGCCTGGGCTGCGCCTCTCTTCGGTATGCTACCGGTACTACTGGAACTATCCATAGTGGATTCTAAATGGCCTCAATTCGATAGGGTTATGCAAAGGGGGAGGCGATCGCCATCCGTTTGCGGGTGAACCAGTTGCCCGACGAGGGTTGAACGGGTTTGTCTGTATCCGACGACTGCGATGGATCTGCACCGGGCTGGGCGGCAAACACCAGCATCGAGTCGCTAGGACGCACAACCATTTCTTGCCGAGCAAGAGCATCGCGCCATTGCCGTCCCTTTTTCCATGCACGCAGCTTGGTTACCGTCCAGCGGGGATTTACCGTATATCCAGCAAACCCGGCTCGCAGAGCGGCGTGGTTGGCGGCGGGAATGGAGGTGCGAACGTACACACCGGGTGTCAGTTCAACCACCGTGAAGTTAGACTGGGTCGAGACGTTAGACGCCGAGATAGTGTGAGACATGGACTTCACTCCTTCTCTATTCAGTTGACTAGGTACTTCTATCGACCATCATACCCCTGTATTACAAATTATTGCACTGCGCAATATGGCGGAACTGGGACGTAAACCTTGCGGGTGTTAGGATACGGATGGTCTACTAGAGTCTTCACTCAGTCTCGTCCCCGTTCAGGATAGTGTTCAGGATAGGTGAAAGCGTGTTAGGCAATCTTCGCCACTATGCCAGAATTTTGCAGCGGTTTTGGGGGGCAGCGATCGCGGTTGAGCTAGAGTATCGAGTCAATGTTGCGATCGCCACCCTCAGCAGCCTGCTGGGAATGAGCGGCAGCCTATTTGGCCTGTTTTTGTTTTACCAGCAAGACTATACCTTCGAGGGCTGGAGCTGGGACGAGGCGCTGATTGTGCTGGGGATGTTCACCCTATTTCAAGGATTTTCCGCCACCCTCCTGGCCCCCAACCTCAACAAAATTGTCACCCATGTGCAAAACGGCACCCTCGATTTTATTTTGATCAAGCCCGTCAGTGCCCAATTCTGGCTATCGCTCCACACCATTTCCCCCTGGGGACTACCCGATGCCCTCTTTGGGATGATCATCATCGGTTATGCGGGGCAGCGCTTGGGACTTGCACCGCTGGATTACTTGCGGGGGTTGCCAGCGATCGCCTTTGGGTTTCTCAGCCTCTATAGTCTCTGGTTTATTTTGGGAGCCACCAGCATCTGGTTCGTCAAAATCTATAACGTCACCGAAGTCCTGCGGGGGCTCATTGAATCAGGCCGCTTTCCCATCGTCGCCTACCCCACCGCCTATCGCTTCTTCTTCACCTTTATTATTCCCGTGGCTTTTCTCACCACCGTCCCCGCCCAGATGATCCTCAACCGAGCAACGAGCTGGTGGGTTCTGGGCTCAGCGCTGCTGTCCATGGGACTCTTCTGGATCTCCCATCGCTTCTGGCGTTTTGCCCTGCGGTTTTACACCAGCGCTTCTAGTTAGTCGCGCAGGCAATCAGTTGCACAGGGATCAGTCATGCTGTTCAACGCTATAGGAAAAGCGGGTTAGGGACGCGATCGCATCCACTACTCGCTGCACTTGTGCTTGCTCCAGACCTGGATAGAGCGGCAGAGAGAGGACTTCTTGGCACAGCAGTTCCGTATGGGCAAACGATTCAGGCGGATAGCCCAAATATTTGAACGCCGGCTGGAGGTAGGCCGGAACCGGGTAGTGAACCAACGTCTGAATGCCCTGAGCCGCCAATTCCATCTGCATAGAAGCACGGTCTAGAGGACAGGATTGAGTAATCCGCACAACATAGGACTGGTAGGCATGCCCCGCCCCACATTGATTTTCCAAGGGCAAAATCCCTTGATCCAACAAAGGGACAAGCAGTTGGTCGTAGAACTGGGCTAGGTGCTGGCGTTCGTTCGTCCAAGCCGGTAAATAGGGCAGCTTGACCCCCAGAACAGCCGCCTGCAGAGTATCAAGACGGCTTTGGGCTCCAATATCCGTGTGGTAGTGTTTGCGGGGTGCGCCACAGTTACGGAGCGATCGCACCGTCTGAGCCACGATCCCTTCCCGCGTCACCACCATCGCTGCATCGCCGAGGGCCGATAGATTGCGAGTGGGATGGAAGCTAAACGATGCTGCCATGCCCACCGAACCAGCCCGATAGCCATCTCGTTCAGCAAACGGAGCCTGGCTAGCATCTTCAAAAATCATCACATCATAGGTGCTGGCCAAACTCAAAAGC is a window encoding:
- a CDS encoding transposase is translated as MERSEEECRSYLETILWGQTPQCPYCQSINSTPITKERRYHCNTCFNAYSVTVGTLFHGTHIPLAKWFKAIALILDENPHISVRKLAEAIDVNKNTSSTLIRRIQRARLTDELILRAIANYMK
- a CDS encoding GuaB3 family IMP dehydrogenase-related protein encodes the protein MTIQLGRGKTARRAYGIDEIALVPGTRTLDPSLADTSWSMGGIEREIPIIASAMDGVIDVGMAVKLSQLGALGVLNLEGIQTRYDDPNPILDRITSVGKDEFVPLMQELYAEPVKPELIKRRIQEIKAQGGIAAVSITPVGATRFGAAIAEAGADLVFVQATVVSTAHLSPETVTPLDLADFCREMPMPVVLGNCVTYDVTLNLMKAGAAGVLVGIGPGAACTSRGVLGVGVPQATAVADCAAARDDYFQETGRYVPVIADGGLVTGGDICKCIACGADAVMIGSPFARAQEAPGRGFHWGMATPSPVLPRGTRIRVGTTGTLEQILRGPAQLDDGTHNFLGALQTSMGTLGAKDIREMQQVEVIVAPSLLTEGKVYQKAQQLGMGK
- the mgtE gene encoding magnesium transporter, which produces MTNQAREDMTRAEFQQLVQKQLYNLLEQNNVEGVKLLLKPVEPVDVAEAIDGLPETMRAIAFRLLSKDEALEVYEYLEPNTQQALLETFKRQEVVDIFGRMSPDDRVRLMDELPAKLVRILIEQLSAEERQITSLLLGYPPETAGRMMTPRYVAIREATTAAETIQQVRNFASISETIYYLYVIDVSRHLKGVLSLRELVLAQPDQVIGDIMKPEMISVSTDTDQEEVARVIQRYDLTALPVVDREQRLVGIITVDDVLDVLEEETTEDIYTLGGLQTGKESYFQTNLFTIARQRVVWLLILLVANTFTGTIMHTQEDVLKSVVALSFFIPLLIGAGGNIGAQSSTVVIRGLSTEEISLRSGLRVISRELAAGSMLGGMLAVITIIWAYILQGDLGVAIVVGVSLIAISMLASFAGSALPFLFNFLKRDPALMSAPFITTLVDVLGVFIYFMVARVVLSDRLLPL
- a CDS encoding SMC family ATPase; this encodes MQILSVTLTNFKTHQDRHFVFQPGVNTICGENGAGKTSIVEAIAWVLFNYRGSYKNEDLIRNGQSSAQVAVEFVSSHDERTYQVQRCTTKGYRLYDPQLDHVLNYRHIEDEVTPWLRQQLGIAPGIDLGQLFANTIGVPQGTVTADFLQPPTQRKQIFDAILKVEEFRLVYKETGALEKYAKAELDQVKQAIAQYNESLEPLPELQSRQAALVEAIAQDETHLAALEQELAQLEQRQAAIQQQQQQLQTLTAQKQAIAAQVEAKQSALKILEQALQTAQQAANLCADNRESYDLVLQAEQRLADLEQQRKQRHQLQSQRQDLQRQLTLGQNQLTRYALQLEQVEKAEQDCDRLQPFLETQRQLEEQQQHIDQQIQALSAQTVEFQSLEQHLNRLRGQWKQVSQEIDRIQPFEAAIAEIPNQEHQRDRLQQQLSRVEAAKQFEAELRHLVTHTQTQRQPHLDRIQAGVALLRQLPPDATLQAAIASIEADRDLTADLITALQGILSELGEQVSAIALGQQLTQVTQALDQAYRQRAEVATLEEKRHRLVDLKTEGEQTRSHLEQLTQQLAQLTPLQTERSHLAQQLTALDNPRARHQVLTQELQRRPALLQDQQAAQEQVAKVEDAIAALDLQLIPFAQLDRDLEHQQQQRQQHQAGYLAYLRYRNDADQVPKRQADLEQAIADLQQSQDAAQAIEQQYQTLMQDYDAEAAEHLRSRYEATRRQVDRLSGSLPQQRQRQAELAEQVQTLMELAHKRDQAEVDLKTKERIKRLISFARKVYKEAGPRITERYVQTVSQEADRLFRELLNRPNVALEWTRDYDIVVQEGAHNRRFMNLSGGEQMCAALSVRLALLRVFAEIDIAFFDEPTTNMDRPRRRHLAEAIANLKSFQQLFVISHDDTFEQVTEHVIFVERLA
- a CDS encoding PD-(D/E)XK nuclease family protein, yielding MPLQLSQSALTVLSLCQRKFQHIYWDQLSGLMPMEQRSHLEWGSRFHHLMQQRDLGLPLHANPADDLSFYRCMEALVKTVPQIFDPNAWRDRLSEHRRTLRLGDAVFTAVYDLLLLGDDQAQIIDWKTYPRPQQSHWLSQHWQTRLYPFVLAETSAYRPDQISMTYWFVQPYLTEPIPQSIAFPYSAAQHEQTRQSLTTLVEHLTASLAAYQEGQPLPQLPEGSSACEDCPFALRCQRGAYAIDTPALPPLTDIAEVVL
- a CDS encoding Crp/Fnr family transcriptional regulator, whose translation is MRDRFRSRDLDNSIIRQAPFFQGLPEESVNQATNQVVVRAHPAGQVILLENDWGSSVYFILDGWVKIRTYNLDGREITLNILGKGELFGEMAPLDEVPRSTDVLTLAETVIGNMPAQDFVKLISSEPQAGIHLAKLMARRLRQVNRRLRLREADSVARVADILLFLADGQGTVSEQGTEIPNLPHRELSSLSGLARETVTRVLNKLERKELIKRDRDVLCIPDIDALDRMLV